A single window of Sparus aurata chromosome 22, fSpaAur1.1, whole genome shotgun sequence DNA harbors:
- the LOC115574315 gene encoding uncharacterized protein LOC115574315, with the protein MMAVWMNSGALLLVMLTGVTYSYPAKPGFDPSSSYSGGYGAYPASAGSTSGVMYAPAASGSGTASKVATYPASYPSGGPSYPQPGVQRQPAASAYSSNSYAAAPVASGYASGSSAPSYPQPSVQRQPAASTYSSNSYAAAAPVASEYASSSSAGPSPGQPTFSQDVNWAVAPPSPLSGDGASAGPSAGQFSGPSNVSPPRPPQLQGGELNKYAQIAEYGNSESETEEQGFLPAPPPPGAQALSGEGSPSYVQPSGPDSRRAQSFYPYPYPYDYLFLTGQYPPGTVTHSSRSFEQGADNYEDTHYMRYNYPASPGVQQVKISPPAFEVPQSVQQPRQPVRQSVGGASYEPSGAATGYNRPYTAAGGYRGNKRYQ; encoded by the exons ATGATGGCTGTTTGGATGAACTCAGG GGCTTTGCTCCTTGTTATGCTGACTGGTGTGACTTACAGCTACCCTGCGAAGCCAG GTTTTGATCCCAGCTCCTCCTACAGCGGTGGTTATGGGGCATACCCTGCTTCTGCTGGCTCCACCTCAGGTGTGATGTACGCTCCTGCAGCTTCTGGCTCTGGAACTGCATCTAAAGTCGCCACATATCCAGCTAGCTATCCATCTGGAGGACCCAGTTACCCTCAGCCCGGTGTCCAGAGACAACCAGCTGCATCTGCCTACAGCTCTAACTCTTATGCTGCTGCACCCGTAGCTTCAGGATATGCTAGTGGCTCGTCTGCACCCAGTTACCCTCAGCCCAGTGTCCAGAGACAACCAGCCGCATCTACCTACAGCTCTAACTcttatgctgctgctgcacccgTAGCTTCAGAATATGCTAGCAGCTCGTCTGCAGGCCCAAGCCCCGGTCAACCCACCTTTTCCCAAG ATGTCAACTGGGCAGTGGCTCCACCCAGTCCTCTCTCTGGTGACGGTGCTTCTGCAGGACCTAGTGCAGGCCAGTTTTCTGGCCCTAGCAACGTGAGTCCCCCTCGCCCTCCACAGCTCCAGGGAGGTGAATTGAACAAATATGCGCAGATCGCCGAGTATGGCAACTCGGAATCTGAGACGGAAGAGCAAGGCTTCCtaccagcaccgccacctcctGGTGCTCAAGCTTTGAGCGGAGAAGGCTCACCCAGCTACGTTCAACCATCAGGCCCGGACAGCCGTCGGGCTCAGTCTTTCTATCCTTATCCCTATCCTTATGACTACCTGTTCCTGACTGGCCAGTATCCTCCAGGCACTGTCACTCACTCCAGCCGCAGCTTTGAACAGGGGGCAGACAACTATGAAGACACTCACTACATGAGGTACAACTATCCTGCCAGTCCTGGTGTCCAGCAGGTCAAGATCTCTCCACCTGCTTTTGAGGTCCCTCAGAGCGTCCAGCAGCCCCGCCAGCCTGTGAGGCAAAGCGTTGGAGGCGCTAGCTATGAGCCGAGTGGTGCAGCTACTGGATACAACCGGCCCTATACAGCAGCAGGTGGCTACCGTGGTAATAAG CGTTACCAGTAA
- the LOC115574312 gene encoding MAPK-interacting and spindle-stabilizing protein-like isoform X8: MMAVWVNSGALLLVMLTGVTYSYPARPGFDPSSSYSGGYGAYPASAGSTSGVMYAPAASGSGTADKVATYPASYPSGGPSYPQPSVQRQPAASSYSSNSYAAAPVASGYASGSSAGPSPGQPTFSQDVNWAVAPPSPLSGDGASAGPSAGQFSGPSNVSPPRPPQFQGGELNKYAQIAEYGNSEYETEEQGFLPAPPPPGAQALSGEGSPSDVQPSGPDSRPAQSFYPYPYPYDYLFLTGQYPPGTVTHLSSNFEQGADNYEDTHYIRYNYPASPGVQQVKISPPAFEVPQSVQQPRQPVRQSIGGASYEPSGAATGSNRPYTAAGGYGGNKRYQ, encoded by the exons ATGATGGCTGTTTGGGTAAATTCAGG GGCTTTGCTCCTTGTTATGCTGACTGGTGTGACTTACAGCTACCCTGCAAGGCCAG GTTTTGATCCCAGCTCCTCCTACAGCGGTGGTTATGGGGCATACCCTGCTTCTGCTGGCTCCACCTCAGGTGTGATGTACGCTCCTGCAGCTTCTGGCTCTGGAACTGCAGATAAAGTTGCCACATATCCAGCTAGCTATCCGTCTGGAGGACCCAG TTACCCTCAGCCCAGTGTCCAGAGACAACCAGCTGCATCCTCTTACAGCTCTAACTCTTATGCTGCTGCACCCGTAGCTTCAGGATATGCTAGTGGCTCGTCTGCAGGCCCAAGCCCCGGTCAACCCACCTTTTCCCAAG ATGTCAACTGGGCAGTGGCCCCACCCAGTCCTCTCTCTGGCGACGGTGCTTCTGCAGGACCTAGTGCAGGCCAGTTTTCTGGCCCTAGCAACGTGAGTCCACCTCGCCCTCCACAGTTCCAGGGAGGTGAATTGAACAAATATGCGCAGATCGCGGAGTATGGCAACTCGGAATATGAGACGGAAGAGCAAGGCTTCCtaccagcaccgccacctcctGGTGCTCAAGCTTTGAGCGGAGAAGGCTCACCCAGCGACGTTCAGCCGTCAGGCCCGGACAGCCGTCCGGCTCAGTCTTTCTATCCTTATCCCTATCCTTATGACTACCTGTTCCTGACTGGCCAGTATCCTCCAGGCACTGTCACTCACCTCAGCAGCAACTTTGAACAGGGGGCAGACAACTATGAAGACACTCACTACATAAGGTACAACTATCCTGCCAGTCCTGGTGTCCAGCAGGTCAAGATCTCTCCACCTGCTTTTGAGGTCCCTCAGAGCGTCCAGCAACCCCGCCAGCCTGTGAGGCAAAGCATTGGAGGCGCTAGCTATGAGCCGAGTGGTGCAGCGACTGGATCCAACCGGCCCTATACAGCAGCAGGTGGCTACGGTGGTAATAAG CGTTACCAGTAA
- the LOC115574312 gene encoding atrophin-1-like isoform X4 encodes MMAVWVNSGALLLVMLTGVTYSYPARPGFDPSSSYSGGYGAYPASAGSTSGVMYAPAASGSGTADKVATYPASYPSGGPSYPQPSVQRQPAASAYSSNSYAAAPVASGYASGSSAPSYPQPSVQRQPAASAYSSNSYAAAPVASGYASGSSAPSYPQPSVQRQPAASAYSSNSYAAAPVASGYASSSSAPSYPQPSVQRQPAASSYSSNSYAAAPVASGYASGSSAGPSPGQPTFSQDVNWAVAPPSPLSGDGASAGPSAGQFSGPSNVSPPRPPQFQGGELNKYAQIAEYGNSEYETEEQGFLPAPPPPGAQALSGEGSPSDVQPSGPDSRPAQSFYPYPYPYDYLFLTGQYPPGTVTHLSSNFEQGADNYEDTHYIRYNYPASPGVQQVKISPPAFEVPQSVQQPRQPVRQSIGGASYEPSGAATGSNRPYTAAGGYGGNKRYQ; translated from the exons ATGATGGCTGTTTGGGTAAATTCAGG GGCTTTGCTCCTTGTTATGCTGACTGGTGTGACTTACAGCTACCCTGCAAGGCCAG GTTTTGATCCCAGCTCCTCCTACAGCGGTGGTTATGGGGCATACCCTGCTTCTGCTGGCTCCACCTCAGGTGTGATGTACGCTCCTGCAGCTTCTGGCTCTGGAACTGCAGATAAAGTTGCCACATATCCAGCTAGCTATCCGTCTGGAGGACCCAGTTACCCTCAGCCCAGTGTCCAGAGACAACCAGCTGCATCTGCCTACAGCTCTAACTCTTATGCTGCTGCACCCGTAGCTTCAGGATATGCTAGTGGCTCGTCTGCACCCAGTTACCCTCAGCCCAGTGTCCAGAGACAACCAGCTGCATCTGCCTACAGCTCTAACTCTTATGCTGCTGCACCCGTAGCTTCAGGATATGCTAGTGGCTCGTCTGCACCCAGTTACCCTCAGCCCAGTGTCCAGAGACAACCAGCTGCATCTGCCTACAGCTCTAACTCTTATGCTGCTGCACCCGTAGCTTCAGGATATGCTAGCAGCTCGTCTGCACCCAGTTACCCTCAGCCCAGTGTCCAGAGACAACCAGCTGCATCCTCTTACAGCTCTAACTCTTATGCTGCTGCACCCGTAGCTTCAGGATATGCTAGTGGCTCGTCTGCAGGCCCAAGCCCCGGTCAACCCACCTTTTCCCAAG ATGTCAACTGGGCAGTGGCCCCACCCAGTCCTCTCTCTGGCGACGGTGCTTCTGCAGGACCTAGTGCAGGCCAGTTTTCTGGCCCTAGCAACGTGAGTCCACCTCGCCCTCCACAGTTCCAGGGAGGTGAATTGAACAAATATGCGCAGATCGCGGAGTATGGCAACTCGGAATATGAGACGGAAGAGCAAGGCTTCCtaccagcaccgccacctcctGGTGCTCAAGCTTTGAGCGGAGAAGGCTCACCCAGCGACGTTCAGCCGTCAGGCCCGGACAGCCGTCCGGCTCAGTCTTTCTATCCTTATCCCTATCCTTATGACTACCTGTTCCTGACTGGCCAGTATCCTCCAGGCACTGTCACTCACCTCAGCAGCAACTTTGAACAGGGGGCAGACAACTATGAAGACACTCACTACATAAGGTACAACTATCCTGCCAGTCCTGGTGTCCAGCAGGTCAAGATCTCTCCACCTGCTTTTGAGGTCCCTCAGAGCGTCCAGCAACCCCGCCAGCCTGTGAGGCAAAGCATTGGAGGCGCTAGCTATGAGCCGAGTGGTGCAGCGACTGGATCCAACCGGCCCTATACAGCAGCAGGTGGCTACGGTGGTAATAAG CGTTACCAGTAA